In one Butyrivibrio proteoclasticus B316 genomic region, the following are encoded:
- a CDS encoding glycosyl hydrolase 53 family protein, producing MNKKRWGKALSVALAATMAFGQGIGVVASAAENTEEAKDAVIDIEDTAKTKDAVIDTEDTADGEEVTIANYDMSADIWGDDAGWTVTVDDWDSTGASISSFVYSSDQWMDKPSDGSDNGVNYWFGNGAGVLTFSQEIDIPAGTYTFSSEAMGEKGSFYIVLEDEKSEAVSLSGYNNWLTGSLSFTTEEDIDDARLSVVFDVEKEGWGYLNNVKVAVSTDDNGEGNTDTPENPDPEEPSGEETQPVDAEIYVEKVAGANGDFITGVDVSSYIAEKNSGVKFYDYDGNELDDQGFFNFLAEGGVNYVRVRVWNDPKDENGNWYGGGNCDIETAKQIGILATNAGMKVLVDFHYSDFWADPGKQTAPKEWAGKDVDDKMLHVSKWTEIQLSKLLDAGVNVGMVQIGNETNNGIAGEKSWDGMATIFSAGCNAVRSVSQRYEKDILIAVHFTNPEKSGRYADYASKLDAYGVDYDVFASSYYPYWHGTLDNLKSVLSNIAETYGKKVMVAETSYLTTFKDGDGHGNTEYEGKAGDALNYEVSVQGQANAVRDVVNTVAGIDGGIGVFYWEPAWIPVQVYNAEDENAAEILAQNKQIWDEYGSGWASSFAGNYDKDAKDWYGGSAVDNEAWFDFTGHPLATAKIYSYIRTGTTAPVTVTSVTVPDTIIEVDDASNVPMVATVTYSDGHTIEVPVTWNVEDELKIKGPGTYEIRGTVVVDGEEMEVVLKLTVNPHNYVNNPGFENELTTYDWIVRSANPCVSRKNDLSNVHSGDYCLHFWDNKEIEFDVTQTVVLNKGTYTFGTFLQGGDAGTTSKFQLYFFNSGEALYADTGVTSWQNWDNPEIKNIVVKADNMKVTFGAIVKAPAGAWGSFDDFYLYRQEDYAGGGETPEDPDEPEQPEEPVEPKKGEWKTKYGSKYYYYEDGTMATGLTEIEGKLYYFKDNGHMLYQNKVTVDGKTYYFGKDGASVSNVLVTQYHKTYHFGDDGLMNTGFVNLDGDTYFFNETTGVMAVDKYVERDGNKYYFDKEGKMYKGFLDKWKHTEYYDQEGHASRGFVMIDGDGYFFGTNDNMYRNKWFTVDGQKHYAKSDGKMAVSETLTIYFHKYTFDENGILIN from the coding sequence ATGAACAAAAAAAGATGGGGGAAGGCTTTATCTGTGGCTTTGGCGGCTACTATGGCTTTTGGCCAGGGAATCGGTGTGGTGGCTAGTGCTGCCGAAAATACTGAAGAAGCCAAAGATGCAGTAATTGATATTGAGGATACTGCTAAAACCAAAGATGCAGTAATTGATACTGAGGATACTGCAGATGGCGAAGAAGTGACAATTGCAAATTACGACATGTCTGCAGATATATGGGGTGATGATGCGGGCTGGACTGTAACTGTTGATGACTGGGACAGCACCGGTGCCAGCATTTCAAGCTTTGTTTATTCATCTGACCAGTGGATGGATAAACCATCAGATGGTTCTGACAATGGCGTTAATTACTGGTTTGGAAACGGCGCCGGAGTTCTTACTTTTTCACAGGAAATAGATATACCTGCAGGAACTTATACTTTCTCTTCCGAAGCTATGGGAGAAAAAGGCTCTTTTTACATTGTTTTAGAAGATGAAAAGAGTGAAGCAGTTTCTCTATCAGGTTACAATAACTGGCTGACAGGAAGTCTTTCTTTCACCACAGAGGAAGACATTGATGATGCCAGGCTCAGCGTTGTATTTGATGTGGAAAAAGAGGGCTGGGGCTATCTTAACAATGTGAAAGTTGCAGTAAGTACTGATGACAATGGAGAGGGAAATACAGACACTCCGGAAAATCCTGACCCGGAAGAGCCATCAGGCGAAGAAACTCAGCCTGTTGATGCTGAAATTTATGTAGAAAAAGTTGCCGGAGCAAATGGCGATTTTATCACAGGCGTAGATGTCAGCTCCTATATTGCTGAGAAAAACAGCGGCGTTAAGTTCTATGACTATGATGGCAATGAACTTGATGACCAGGGATTTTTTAATTTCCTTGCTGAGGGCGGAGTTAACTATGTGAGAGTCCGCGTTTGGAATGATCCCAAGGATGAAAATGGTAACTGGTACGGCGGAGGAAATTGTGATATTGAGACTGCCAAGCAGATTGGTATCCTTGCAACCAATGCCGGAATGAAGGTCCTTGTTGATTTCCACTATTCAGATTTCTGGGCAGACCCGGGAAAACAGACTGCTCCTAAGGAATGGGCAGGTAAAGATGTTGATGACAAAATGCTTCATGTAAGTAAATGGACTGAGATTCAGCTTTCTAAGCTTCTTGATGCAGGCGTTAACGTAGGCATGGTCCAGATTGGCAACGAGACCAATAATGGTATAGCAGGAGAAAAGAGCTGGGATGGCATGGCAACTATATTCTCAGCAGGATGCAATGCTGTAAGGAGCGTGTCACAGAGGTATGAAAAAGATATTCTCATAGCAGTTCACTTTACTAATCCTGAGAAAAGCGGCAGATATGCGGATTATGCAAGTAAGTTAGATGCTTACGGCGTTGACTATGACGTATTTGCTTCTTCCTACTACCCATACTGGCATGGAACACTTGATAATCTCAAATCAGTTCTTTCCAATATTGCAGAGACCTATGGTAAAAAAGTCATGGTTGCCGAGACTTCATACCTTACAACCTTTAAAGATGGCGATGGCCACGGCAACACAGAGTATGAAGGCAAGGCAGGAGATGCCCTTAATTATGAGGTTTCTGTTCAGGGACAGGCCAATGCTGTTCGTGATGTTGTAAACACTGTTGCAGGAATTGATGGCGGTATCGGAGTTTTCTATTGGGAACCTGCCTGGATTCCAGTTCAGGTCTATAATGCTGAAGATGAGAACGCAGCAGAAATACTTGCCCAGAATAAGCAAATTTGGGATGAGTATGGCAGTGGCTGGGCCAGCTCTTTTGCCGGAAATTATGACAAGGATGCAAAAGACTGGTATGGCGGCTCTGCTGTTGACAATGAAGCATGGTTTGACTTTACGGGACATCCGCTTGCAACAGCAAAAATCTATAGCTACATCAGAACAGGCACTACAGCTCCTGTAACTGTAACAAGTGTTACAGTACCTGATACGATCATTGAGGTTGATGATGCATCAAACGTTCCAATGGTGGCAACTGTTACCTATTCGGATGGTCATACAATTGAAGTTCCTGTTACCTGGAATGTGGAAGATGAGCTAAAGATTAAAGGACCTGGAACTTACGAGATAAGGGGAACAGTTGTTGTAGACGGTGAAGAAATGGAAGTAGTTCTAAAACTCACTGTTAACCCTCACAATTATGTTAATAACCCGGGCTTTGAAAATGAGCTTACCACTTATGACTGGATTGTGAGAAGCGCTAATCCCTGCGTATCACGAAAGAATGATCTGAGTAATGTTCATTCTGGTGATTATTGTCTTCATTTCTGGGATAATAAGGAAATTGAATTTGATGTAACACAGACGGTTGTACTGAATAAGGGAACCTACACGTTTGGTACTTTTCTTCAGGGAGGAGATGCCGGAACTACATCAAAGTTTCAGCTTTACTTCTTTAATAGCGGAGAAGCACTTTATGCCGACACAGGAGTAACTTCCTGGCAGAACTGGGATAATCCGGAAATTAAAAATATTGTAGTTAAGGCTGATAATATGAAAGTAACATTCGGCGCAATAGTTAAGGCACCTGCAGGAGCATGGGGATCCTTTGATGATTTCTATCTGTACAGACAGGAAGATTATGCAGGAGGCGGAGAAACTCCTGAAGATCCGGATGAACCTGAACAGCCAGAGGAACCCGTGGAGCCCAAGAAAGGCGAATGGAAGACCAAGTACGGTTCCAAGTACTATTACTATGAAGACGGTACTATGGCTACAGGCCTTACAGAAATCGAAGGCAAGCTGTATTACTTCAAGGATAATGGCCACATGCTGTATCAGAACAAGGTAACTGTTGACGGAAAAACATATTACTTTGGAAAAGATGGAGCAAGTGTATCAAATGTTCTTGTAACCCAGTATCATAAAACCTATCATTTCGGTGATGATGGCCTTATGAACACAGGCTTTGTTAATCTGGACGGAGATACTTATTTCTTTAATGAGACAACAGGCGTTATGGCGGTTGATAAGTATGTCGAAAGAGATGGCAACAAGTACTATTTTGACAAGGAAGGCAAGATGTATAAGGGATTCCTTGATAAATGGAAACATACCGAGTACTATGACCAGGAGGGACATGCTAGCCGGGGATTTGTCATGATCGATGGAGATGGCTATTTCTTTGGAACAAATGACAATATGTACCGCAATAAGTGGTTTACTGTAGATGGCCAAAAACACTATGCAAAGAGTGATGGTAAAATGGCTGTCTCAGAAACACTTACTATTTATTTCCATAAATACACCTTTGATGAAAACGGAATATTGATAAATTAA
- a CDS encoding glycerophosphodiester phosphodiesterase, with product MNSPLVWAHRGASGYAPENTLPAFKLAAEMGADGVELDVQLTKDGVIVVCHDERIDRTSNGAGFIRDYTLKELKEFDFCNGNIAYEGTKIPTMEEVFDLLEPTGLTINIELKTGVYFYPGIEEQILELTKRKGWLDRVIFSSFNHYSIMKIKELEPAALTGFLYADGTLGMPGYAAENEVNALHPALYNLQYPDYMDDCNMFDIDVNVWTVNSEADLIKCRDYGVNAVITNYPEKAVKLYSRN from the coding sequence ATGAATTCACCACTTGTATGGGCTCACAGAGGAGCCAGCGGATACGCACCGGAGAACACATTGCCTGCATTTAAGCTTGCAGCTGAAATGGGAGCTGACGGAGTAGAACTTGATGTTCAGCTGACCAAAGACGGAGTAATTGTTGTCTGTCACGACGAAAGAATTGACAGAACCAGTAACGGAGCAGGTTTTATCAGGGATTATACCCTCAAGGAACTCAAAGAATTCGATTTCTGCAATGGAAATATTGCTTACGAAGGAACCAAGATTCCCACAATGGAAGAAGTATTCGACCTTCTTGAGCCCACCGGTCTCACGATCAATATAGAGCTTAAGACAGGGGTATATTTCTATCCCGGAATAGAAGAACAAATCTTGGAACTGACAAAGCGCAAAGGATGGCTTGACAGAGTTATCTTTTCATCTTTTAACCACTACTCCATCATGAAGATCAAAGAACTTGAGCCTGCTGCGCTGACGGGATTCTTATATGCTGACGGAACTCTGGGTATGCCCGGATATGCTGCAGAAAATGAAGTTAATGCCCTTCATCCTGCTCTCTACAATCTTCAGTATCCAGATTATATGGACGACTGCAACATGTTTGACATAGACGTCAACGTATGGACCGTCAATTCCGAAGCAGATCTTATAAAGTGCA